In the Shewanella sp. OMA3-2 genome, one interval contains:
- a CDS encoding rhodanese-like domain-containing protein: protein MKTIKKTNPKTLLLTILTVGLIAFLPTSYAKDVTPAQAWQMIEQQALVIDVRTAEEFAEGHVEGAINIPFENIVAGVAQLGLKKDDNIVLYCRSGRRSSIADDALTQAGFNHTANAGGIDALITSKP from the coding sequence ATGAAAACCATAAAAAAAACCAATCCTAAAACCTTGTTGTTAACGATATTGACAGTAGGCTTAATAGCATTTTTACCAACAAGTTATGCAAAAGATGTCACGCCCGCACAAGCGTGGCAAATGATTGAGCAACAAGCGTTAGTCATTGATGTGCGTACAGCGGAAGAGTTTGCTGAGGGGCATGTTGAAGGTGCTATTAATATCCCTTTTGAGAACATTGTTGCAGGCGTGGCACAACTCGGGCTTAAGAAAGATGACAATATTGTTTTATATTGCCGAAGTGGGCGTCGAAGCAGCATTGCCGATGATGCATTAACTCAAGCAGGGTTTAATCATACCGCTAACGCTGGCGGCATTGATGCACTAATAACATCAAAACCTTAA
- a CDS encoding YgaP family membrane protein, which produces MSVERTIMAFAGFMVLLSLVLTTIVSHHFIWLTVFVGANLFQSAFTGFCLAAMVMKKLGLKTEAMLAIEK; this is translated from the coding sequence ATGTCTGTCGAACGTACTATTATGGCCTTTGCTGGCTTTATGGTATTACTATCATTAGTACTAACCACTATTGTTAGCCATCATTTTATCTGGCTGACCGTGTTTGTAGGTGCTAACCTATTTCAAAGCGCATTTACCGGTTTTTGCCTGGCGGCAATGGTAATGAAAAAGCTAGGCTTAAAAACTGAAGCTATGCTTGCCATCGAAAAATAA